The Achromobacter pestifer genome includes a region encoding these proteins:
- a CDS encoding heavy metal translocating P-type ATPase, protein MPAGQGGACCAHDGCDAPANNAQAHAGHDHAGHDHADHSHAGHDHSHDHAGHDHAHDHKHDHSHKHDHGGDACCGHGDGQPFSLSGAGAATLSAGPGQSLARLRIGQMDCPTEETLIRKKLDSMADVHALDFNLMQRVLTVVHAEGALDRVMAAIKSLDMTPEPLADNAPGTPAPAAKPVNWWLIGGSGILAALSELSHFAGWPLGVTAALAVAAILACGVSTYRKGWIAVRNGNLNINALMSIAVTGAVLIGQWPEAAMVMFLFNVAELIEARSLDRARNAVRGLLDLAPETATVRQANGDWLEVPAARLQVGDIVRVRPGERIAADGIIVSGSSAVDQSPITGESLPVEKTQDDPVYAATVNAAGSFEYRVTAAAGNTTLARIIHAVEQAQGARAPTQRFIDRFSRIYTPTVVGIALLVAVLPPLFWGQPWFDAIYRALALLIIACPCALVISTPVSIVSGLTAASRRGILVKGGVYLEEGRNLKWLALDKTGTLTHGKPVQTDIQDWDVSDQSRQPAALIAASLAARSDHPVSLAVANAAREAGTTLLDVQEFTALPGRGVSATLDGVTFQLGNRRLMRELGVSSPKLETRLDELERQGKSAIALTDGSRVLAVAAVADTVKPTSAAAIADLHALGVRTLMLTGDNTPTAQAIAQQVGIDEARGDQLPEDKLTAIESKLASGGRVGMVGDGINDAPALARADIGFAMGAAGTGTAIETADVALMDDDLRKIGTFLRLSRATHRVLVQNIVLALGIKAVFLTLAMTGNATLWMAVFADVGASLLVVANGLRLLRAAPAAH, encoded by the coding sequence ATGCCCGCCGGGCAAGGCGGCGCCTGCTGCGCGCACGACGGATGCGACGCCCCCGCCAACAACGCCCAGGCCCATGCCGGACACGATCATGCGGGCCATGATCACGCCGACCACAGCCACGCGGGCCACGATCACAGCCACGACCACGCCGGCCATGATCACGCCCACGATCACAAGCACGACCACAGCCACAAGCACGATCACGGCGGCGACGCCTGCTGCGGCCACGGCGACGGCCAGCCCTTCAGCCTCTCGGGCGCCGGCGCGGCCACGCTCAGCGCCGGCCCGGGCCAGTCGCTGGCGCGCCTGCGCATCGGCCAGATGGACTGCCCCACCGAGGAAACGCTGATCCGCAAGAAGCTAGACAGCATGGCCGACGTGCATGCGCTGGACTTCAACCTGATGCAGCGCGTACTGACCGTGGTGCACGCCGAAGGCGCGCTGGACCGCGTCATGGCCGCCATCAAGTCGCTGGACATGACGCCCGAGCCCCTGGCCGACAACGCCCCCGGCACGCCGGCCCCTGCCGCCAAACCGGTGAATTGGTGGCTGATCGGCGGCTCCGGCATCCTGGCGGCGCTGTCGGAACTGTCGCATTTCGCCGGCTGGCCGCTGGGCGTCACCGCGGCCCTGGCCGTGGCCGCCATCCTGGCCTGCGGCGTCAGTACCTACCGCAAGGGCTGGATCGCCGTGCGCAACGGCAACCTCAACATCAACGCCCTGATGAGCATCGCCGTCACCGGCGCCGTGCTGATCGGCCAATGGCCCGAAGCGGCCATGGTGATGTTCCTGTTCAATGTGGCCGAACTGATCGAAGCCCGCTCCCTGGACCGGGCGCGCAACGCCGTCCGCGGCCTGCTCGACCTGGCGCCGGAAACCGCCACCGTGCGCCAGGCCAATGGCGACTGGCTGGAAGTGCCTGCCGCCAGGCTGCAGGTAGGCGACATCGTGCGGGTGCGGCCGGGAGAACGCATCGCGGCCGACGGCATCATCGTCAGCGGCAGTTCGGCCGTGGACCAGTCCCCCATCACCGGCGAAAGCCTGCCCGTGGAAAAGACGCAGGACGACCCGGTCTACGCCGCCACCGTCAACGCCGCCGGCTCCTTCGAATACCGCGTCACCGCGGCGGCCGGCAACACCACGCTGGCCCGCATCATCCACGCCGTCGAACAGGCGCAAGGCGCGCGCGCGCCGACCCAGCGCTTCATTGACCGCTTCTCGCGCATCTATACGCCGACGGTAGTAGGCATCGCGCTGCTGGTGGCGGTGCTGCCGCCGCTGTTCTGGGGCCAGCCCTGGTTCGACGCGATCTACCGCGCCCTGGCGCTGCTGATCATCGCCTGCCCCTGCGCGCTGGTCATCTCCACCCCGGTCAGCATCGTCAGCGGCCTGACCGCGGCCTCGCGCCGGGGCATCCTGGTCAAGGGCGGTGTGTACCTCGAAGAAGGCCGCAACCTGAAATGGCTGGCGCTGGACAAGACCGGCACGCTGACCCACGGCAAGCCGGTGCAGACCGACATCCAGGATTGGGACGTGTCCGACCAAAGCCGCCAGCCGGCCGCGCTAATCGCCGCCAGCCTGGCCGCCCGCTCCGACCATCCGGTGTCACTGGCCGTGGCCAATGCCGCGCGCGAAGCCGGCACGACCTTGCTGGACGTGCAGGAATTCACCGCCCTGCCCGGCCGCGGCGTCAGCGCGACACTGGACGGCGTGACCTTCCAACTGGGTAACCGCCGCCTGATGCGCGAACTCGGCGTCTCCAGCCCCAAGCTGGAAACGCGCCTGGACGAACTGGAACGCCAGGGCAAGAGCGCCATCGCGCTGACCGACGGCAGCCGCGTGCTGGCCGTGGCCGCCGTGGCCGACACGGTCAAGCCGACCAGCGCCGCCGCCATCGCGGACCTGCACGCCCTGGGTGTGCGCACCCTGATGCTGACGGGCGACAACACGCCCACGGCGCAAGCCATCGCGCAACAGGTCGGCATCGACGAAGCGCGCGGCGACCAGTTGCCCGAAGACAAGCTGACCGCCATCGAAAGCAAGCTGGCGTCGGGCGGCCGCGTCGGCATGGTGGGCGACGGCATCAACGACGCCCCCGCCCTGGCCCGCGCCGACATCGGCTTCGCCATGGGCGCGGCCGGCACCGGCACCGCCATCGAAACGGCCGACGTGGCCCTGATGGACGACGACCTGCGCAAGATCGGCACCTTCCTGCGCCTGTCGCGCGCCACGCATCGTGTGCTGGTGCAGAACATCGTGCTGGCGCTGGGCATCAAGGCCGTGTTCCTGACCCTGGCCATGACCGGCAACGCCACGCTGTGGATGGCGGTGTTCGCCGACGTGGGCGCCAGCCTGCTGGTGGTGGCCAACGGCCTGCGGCTGCTGCGGGCGGCGCCAGCCGCCCACTGA
- the cadR gene encoding Cd(II)/Pb(II)-responsive transcriptional regulator, with amino-acid sequence MRIGELATAAGTTVETVRYYEKEGLLPAPERGLNNYRSYGQPHLERLRLIRNCRALDMTQDEIRAILSLADNHQSGCGPINELFDEHISHVDERIAELTQLKTQLTELRQRCLSARPDTEDCGILHGLSEMQVEERQERHTHLG; translated from the coding sequence ATGCGTATCGGCGAATTGGCCACGGCGGCCGGAACCACGGTCGAGACCGTCAGGTATTACGAGAAAGAAGGGCTGTTGCCGGCCCCGGAAAGGGGGCTGAACAACTACCGCAGCTATGGCCAGCCACACCTGGAACGGTTGCGCCTGATCCGCAACTGCCGCGCGCTGGACATGACGCAGGACGAGATCCGCGCCATCCTGTCGCTGGCGGACAACCACCAAAGCGGTTGCGGGCCCATCAATGAGCTGTTCGACGAGCACATCTCCCACGTGGACGAGCGCATCGCCGAACTGACCCAGCTCAAGACCCAGCTCACCGAACTGCGCCAGCGCTGCCTGTCGGCCCGGCCCGACACGGAAGACTGCGGCATCCTGCATGGCCTGAGCGAAATGCAGGTCGAAGAGCGCCAGGAACGCCACACGCACCTGGGCTGA
- the speG gene encoding spermidine N1-acetyltransferase, whose translation MSVTTDIKIRPLERGDLHFVHKINNNDVIMRYWFEEPYEAYDELVALYDRHLHDQNERRFIIEHDTGQPAGLVELVEIDYIHRRAEFQIIIAPSYQGRGYAKAATRIAVGYAFRVLNLHKVYLVVDKDNTAAVHIYERCGFQIEGLLKEEFFSNGDYRDAYRMALLQHDHLRDVGPGAPDAPVLRDWPQEEQAG comes from the coding sequence ATGTCGGTCACAACCGATATCAAAATACGCCCCCTGGAGCGTGGCGACCTGCACTTTGTGCACAAGATCAACAATAACGACGTCATCATGCGTTATTGGTTCGAAGAGCCCTACGAGGCCTACGACGAACTGGTCGCCCTGTATGACCGCCACTTGCACGACCAGAACGAGCGGCGCTTCATCATCGAGCACGACACCGGGCAGCCCGCCGGCCTGGTCGAGCTGGTGGAAATCGATTACATCCACCGCCGTGCCGAATTCCAGATCATCATCGCGCCCAGCTATCAGGGCCGGGGCTACGCCAAGGCGGCGACGCGCATCGCGGTGGGCTACGCCTTCCGCGTGCTGAACCTGCACAAGGTCTATCTGGTGGTGGACAAGGACAACACCGCCGCCGTGCACATCTACGAGCGCTGCGGCTTCCAGATCGAAGGGCTGCTGAAGGAAGAGTTCTTTTCCAACGGCGACTATCGCGACGCCTACCGCATGGCGCTGCTGCAGCACGACCATCTGCGCGATGTGGGGCCTGGCGCACCGGATGCGCCGGTGCTGCGCGACTGGCCGCAGGAAGAGCAGGCGGGCTGA
- a CDS encoding LysR family transcriptional regulator, producing MQEISQVRLKYFNEVMACGSIRGAADKLDTAASVISRQIQLLEKELGVQLFERRSRGLTPTEAADMLLEYHRGCRAQQEHLNARLQELRGMQRGNVQLMISEGFIDGLMEHVVGPFCIEYPQINISVNVGSVNEVVEAVASDAAHIGLAYNPPVDPRLRCRASRKHPVCLLAGRGHALAARRGPLTIADILPYPFALMSAPYGLRQAVDLLEFTERIHLTPSLTTNSLRVLKQYAMTGAGVTLMPNLGVHHELASGELVAIPIAHPILSAPECQALLRLGRPLSSAANEVMRRIEQRLPAFSGG from the coding sequence ATGCAGGAAATCAGCCAGGTCCGCCTGAAGTACTTCAACGAGGTCATGGCCTGCGGCTCGATACGGGGCGCGGCGGACAAGCTGGATACGGCGGCCTCCGTCATCAGCCGGCAGATCCAGCTGCTGGAAAAAGAGCTGGGCGTGCAGCTGTTCGAGCGGCGCTCGCGCGGGCTGACCCCCACCGAGGCGGCCGACATGCTGCTGGAGTACCACCGCGGCTGCCGCGCCCAGCAGGAACACCTGAACGCGCGCCTGCAGGAATTGCGCGGCATGCAGCGCGGCAACGTGCAGCTGATGATCAGCGAAGGTTTCATCGACGGCCTGATGGAGCATGTGGTCGGACCGTTCTGCATCGAATATCCGCAGATCAACATCAGCGTCAACGTGGGATCCGTGAATGAAGTGGTCGAGGCGGTGGCTTCTGATGCCGCCCACATCGGACTGGCCTACAACCCGCCCGTGGATCCGCGGCTGCGCTGCCGCGCCAGCCGCAAGCATCCGGTCTGCCTGCTGGCGGGCCGCGGCCACGCGCTGGCCGCGCGACGGGGCCCGCTGACCATCGCCGACATCCTGCCGTATCCCTTCGCGCTGATGTCCGCGCCCTACGGGCTGCGCCAGGCGGTGGACCTGCTGGAATTCACCGAGCGCATCCATCTGACGCCCAGCCTCACCACCAATTCGCTGCGTGTCTTGAAGCAGTACGCGATGACGGGGGCGGGCGTGACCTTGATGCCCAACCTGGGCGTGCATCACGAACTGGCAAGCGGCGAATTGGTCGCGATACCCATCGCGCATCCGATCCTGAGCGCGCCGGAATGCCAGGCGCTGCTGCGGCTGGGACGGCCCCTGTCGTCCGCCGCCAACGAGGTCATGCGGCGCATCGAACAACGCCTGCCGGCGTTCTCGGGCGGCTGA
- a CDS encoding MFS transporter yields the protein MPNPTTPGTDPRLAPLYRKITWRLLPFLLLCYVFAYLDRINIGFAKLQMQQDIGISDAVYGLGAGIFFLGYVIFEVPSNLLLTRIGARRTISRIMVLWGLTSASMLFVQGEWSFYVLRFMLGVFEAGFAPGMIFYLTYWYSQSRMAGVMAVVMLAGPIGGIVGGPVSAWIMTAFSGAHGLDGWQWMFLLEGLPCVLLGVIAYRYLDDKPAEAKWLSAEDKALLAADLETRGAQQKHAFKQVLRDPAIYGMALTYFCLICGIYAVSFWLPTLLKLAGVQDTMEIGLYSAVPYIAAAVFMLWFARSSDRMQERRWHTLVPALLAGVSLCVATAAPTQFALSLTAITLATGFMWASYTVFWAIPSQYLKGEAAAGGIALINSIGLLGGFLSPSIIGWSKQATGTLAGGLYVISALLVAGALLLLVNRPPRSAPARA from the coding sequence ATGCCAAATCCGACCACGCCGGGCACGGACCCGCGCCTGGCCCCGCTATATCGCAAGATCACGTGGCGCCTGCTGCCCTTCCTGCTGCTCTGTTACGTCTTTGCCTACCTGGACCGCATCAACATCGGCTTCGCCAAGCTGCAGATGCAGCAGGACATCGGCATCTCCGACGCCGTCTACGGCCTGGGCGCCGGCATCTTCTTCCTGGGCTACGTCATCTTCGAAGTGCCCAGCAACCTGTTGCTGACCCGCATCGGCGCGCGCCGCACGATCAGCCGCATCATGGTGCTGTGGGGCCTGACCTCGGCCTCGATGCTGTTCGTGCAGGGCGAATGGAGCTTCTACGTCCTGCGCTTCATGCTGGGCGTGTTCGAAGCCGGCTTCGCGCCCGGCATGATCTTCTACCTGACCTACTGGTACTCGCAGTCGCGCATGGCCGGCGTCATGGCGGTGGTGATGCTGGCCGGCCCCATCGGCGGCATCGTCGGCGGCCCCGTGTCGGCCTGGATCATGACCGCGTTCTCGGGCGCGCACGGCCTGGACGGCTGGCAATGGATGTTCCTGCTGGAAGGCCTGCCCTGCGTGCTGCTGGGCGTGATCGCCTACCGCTACCTGGACGACAAGCCCGCCGAGGCCAAGTGGCTCAGCGCCGAGGACAAGGCGCTGCTGGCCGCCGATCTTGAAACCCGCGGCGCGCAGCAGAAGCATGCCTTCAAGCAGGTGCTGCGCGATCCCGCCATCTACGGCATGGCGTTGACGTACTTCTGCCTGATCTGCGGCATCTATGCCGTCAGCTTCTGGCTGCCCACGCTGCTCAAGCTGGCCGGCGTGCAGGACACCATGGAAATCGGCCTGTATTCCGCCGTTCCCTACATCGCGGCGGCCGTCTTCATGCTGTGGTTTGCGCGCAGTTCGGACCGCATGCAGGAGCGGCGCTGGCACACCCTGGTACCCGCCCTGCTGGCCGGCGTGTCGCTGTGCGTGGCTACCGCCGCGCCGACGCAATTCGCGCTATCCCTGACGGCCATCACGCTGGCCACGGGCTTCATGTGGGCCTCCTACACGGTATTCTGGGCGATTCCTTCGCAGTACCTCAAAGGAGAGGCGGCGGCCGGCGGCATCGCCCTCATCAACAGCATCGGCCTGCTCGGCGGATTCCTCAGCCCGTCCATCATCGGCTGGTCCAAGCAAGCCACCGGCACGCTGGCTGGCGGCCTGTACGTGATCTCCGCCTTGCTGGTGGCAGGCGCCCTGTTGCTGCTGGTGAACCGTCCGCCCCGTTCCGCGCCCGCCCGCGCCTGA